The Montipora capricornis isolate CH-2021 chromosome 6, ASM3666992v2, whole genome shotgun sequence genome has a window encoding:
- the LOC138051329 gene encoding uncharacterized protein isoform X2, with product MNRRGFDRRRRQDEGGRSTYGRLKNQAKRPVEPERFAVPCNLKGYLIGKEGCVIKDIMRSSGAQISSPKGRDEDFFLISGSTEQRERAKELMAKKVEEIRNRMFKRPSAADRELVEVPDKFKGLVIGKGGDNLRHISTLTGAKVISHQGDIYVASGTDEQRERAKVEIRMKIFGARLRGLENEFKKTCCFIDCSNLREDCKLKLEQAQREDRLLLTGPQGQYRLRPAEDYESQDSLPGRGNQYYLPKLKDEVLECLREIKRQREGTDHMKLDMWCHFGPALIRGPDEEEGEDGEWTIEEVIKKFHPSCEFEGNLWRTAFKEGVHLNETIFEEHVAKKTSEEYIARYDLTYLTLGGHEIRCKVWIAKKDNTRKNLENIEIPFSDVKNIVEEIHFEDEATRQRCRGWLVLPSRRYLLADILLPGCEFDCRLTIRGRADSAFDIDYIPKEEERSLLSRYLSELTICGSDEGMHLET from the exons GTCAACTTATGGCCGCCTCAAAAACCAAGCTAAGAGACCAGTAGAGCCCGAGCGCTTTGCAGTTCCATGCAACTTGAAAGGCTACTTGATTGGAAAAGAAGGTTGTGTTATCAAAGATATTATGAGGTCCTCAGGAGCGCAAATAAGTTCGCCAAAAGGAAGGGATGAAGATTTCTTTCTAATCAGCGGTTCTACAGAGCAACGAGAACGTGCTAAGGAGCTTATGGCGAAAAAAGTG GAGGAAATACGGAATAGGATGTTCAAGAGACCTTCCGCTGCCGATCGTGAGCTTGTGGAGGTTCCTGACAAGTTCAAAGGTTTGGTGATCGGAAAAGGCGGTGATAACCTGAGGCACATCAGCACTTTGACGGGAGCTAAAGTAATTTCACATCAAGGGGACATCTACGTTGCCAGTGGAACAGACGAACAAAGAGAGAGAGCCAAAGTGGAAATCAGAATGAAAATT TTTGGCGCTAGACTGAGAGGACTTGAAAACGAGTTCAAGAAAACGTGTTGCTTCATTGATTGCTCGAATCTTCGTGAAGACTGTAAACTCAAACTTGAGCAAGCACAAAGAGAAGACCGCTTGCTTTTGACTGGTCCGCAAGGGCAGTATAGATTACGACCAGCGGAGGATTATGAATCACAG GATTCCCTTCCTGGTAGAGGTAACCAATATTATTTGCCAAAACTCAAGGACGAGGTTTTGGAGTGCCTTCGTGAAATTAAAAGACAAAGGGAAGGAACAGATCATATGAAGCTTGACATGTGGTGTCACTTTGGACCAGCGCTCATCCGAGGACCCGATGAAG AGGAGGGCGAGGATGGCGAATGGACTATTGAGGAGGTTATAAAGAAATTTCACCCCTCCTGTGAATTCGAGGGAAACCTCTGGAGAACAGCATTTAAGGAAGGAGTGCATTTGAACGAGACAATCTTCGAAGAACACGTTGCGAAGAAGACTTCGGAGGAATACATAGCAAGATATGATTTAACGTATTTAACGCTTGGTGGCCACGAGATAAGGTGCAAG GTGTGGATCGCAAAAAAGGACAACACCAGAAAAAATCTGGAGAACATAGAAATTCCTTTTAGTGACGTGAAGAATATCGTGGAAGAAATACACTTTGAGGATGAGGCGACAAGACAGCGTTGCCGAGGATGGCTAGTGTTACCATCTAGAAGATATCTGCTTGCAGACATTTTGTTGCCTGGCTGCGAATTTGACTGTAGACTAACCATTCGTGGACGAGCAG ACAGCGCATTTGACATCGACTATATCCCCAAAGAAGAGGAAAGGAGTCTTTTGTCAAGATACCTCTCTGAGCTCACGATTTGTGGCAGTGATGAAG GAATGCACTTGGAGACTTGA
- the LOC138051331 gene encoding uncharacterized protein isoform X4, translating into MTCVLSAKSAVMEVESIFAWLIANKDAKRRNAYTSGQFLSYARSSLPRFVQDLRPPRVPVSQFTHWFPAVSHKVSQSGTRDSYQNFASSSEGNGDKALAFPLKLQESLASPSCDPQQIVSPFKEKQPRMEAAWIRCLSWVANIAKRLDVVQHLRSISPEGTIGPLLSENLDVREISFELGRQLTIALSDNYTSKANYISNERKRKRLQPREIL; encoded by the exons ATGACATGTGTATTATCTGCCAAGTCTGCTGTCATGGAGGTGGAGTCAATTTTTGCCTGGCTCATTGCAAACAAGGATGCAAAGAGGAGGAATGCCTACACTTCTGGCCAATTTCTAAGTTACGCACGGTCAAGTCTGCCACGGTTTGTACAAGATCTGCGTCCGCCCAGAGTGCCAGTGTCACAGTTTACTCACTGGTTTCCTGCAGTCAGTCATAAG GTATCACAGTCAGGAACTAGAGATAGCTACCAAAATTTTGCTTCCTCTAGTGAAG GAAATGGAGACAAGGCACTCGCCTTTCCCCTCAAGCTTCAGGAGTCCCTCGCTTCCCCGTCATGTGACCCACAACAAATTGTGAGTCCGTTTAAAGAGAAACAACCGCGGATGGAAGCTGCTTGGATTCGATGCTTGTCCTGGGTAGCTAATATAGCAAAGAGACTTGACGTGGTCCAACACTTACGGAGCATTTCACCTGAAGGAACTATTG GTCCGCTGTTGTCAGAGAACCTTGACGTGAGAGAAATCTCATTTGAACTGGGAAGACAGCTCACTATCGCATTAAGTG ATAATTACACAAGCAAGGCAAATTATATctcaaatgaaagaaaaaggaaaaggctACAGCCAAGAGAAATTTTGTAG
- the LOC138051331 gene encoding uncharacterized protein isoform X3: MTCVLSAKSAVMEVESIFAWLIANKDAKRRNAYTSGQFLSYARSSLPRFVQDLRPPRVPVSQFTHWFPAVSHKVSQSGTRDSYQNFASSSEGNGDKALAFPLKLQESLASPSCDPQQIVSPFKEKQPRMEAAWIRCLSWVANIAKRLDVVQHLRSISPEGTIGPLLSENLDVREISFELGRQLTIALSGNYTSKANYISDERESIKLQPRKMLEPTN; this comes from the exons ATGACATGTGTATTATCTGCCAAGTCTGCTGTCATGGAGGTGGAGTCAATTTTTGCCTGGCTCATTGCAAACAAGGATGCAAAGAGGAGGAATGCCTACACTTCTGGCCAATTTCTAAGTTACGCACGGTCAAGTCTGCCACGGTTTGTACAAGATCTGCGTCCGCCCAGAGTGCCAGTGTCACAGTTTACTCACTGGTTTCCTGCAGTCAGTCATAAG GTATCACAGTCAGGAACTAGAGATAGCTACCAAAATTTTGCTTCCTCTAGTGAAG GAAATGGAGACAAGGCACTCGCCTTTCCCCTCAAGCTTCAGGAGTCCCTCGCTTCCCCGTCATGTGACCCACAACAAATTGTGAGTCCGTTTAAAGAGAAACAACCGCGGATGGAAGCTGCTTGGATTCGATGCTTGTCCTGGGTAGCTAATATAGCAAAGAGACTTGACGTGGTCCAACACTTACGGAGCATTTCACCTGAAGGAACTATTG GTCCGCTGTTGTCAGAGAACCTTGACGTGAGAGAAATCTCATTTGAACTGGGAAGACAGCTCACTATCGCATTAAGTG GTAATTACACAAGCAAGGCAAATTATATCTCAGATGAAAGAGAAAGTATAAAGCTACAACCAAGAAAAATGTTGGAGCCTACAAATTGA
- the LOC138051329 gene encoding uncharacterized protein isoform X1, which produces MNRRGFDRRRRQDEGGRSTYGRLKNQAKRPVEPERFAVPCNLKGYLIGKEGCVIKDIMRSSGAQISSPKGRDEDFFLISGSTEQRERAKELMAKKVEEIRNRMFKRPSAADRELVEVPDKFKGLVIGKGGDNLRHISTLTGAKVISHQGDIYVASGTDEQRERAKVEIRMKIFGARLRGLENEFKKTCCFIDCSNLREDCKLKLEQAQREDRLLLTGPQGQYRLRPAEDYESQDSLPGRGNQYYLPKLKDEVLECLREIKRQREGTDHMKLDMWCHFGPALIRGPDEEEGEDGEWTIEEVIKKFHPSCEFEGNLWRTAFKEGVHLNETIFEEHVAKKTSEEYIARYDLTYLTLGGHEIRCKVWIAKKDNTRKNLENIEIPFSDVKNIVEEIHFEDEATRQRCRGWLVLPSRRYLLADILLPGCEFDCRLTIRGRADSAFDIDYIPKEEERSLLSRYLSELTICGSDEGDLELCLPRLNKLDGFHLIHKRRARRSLYELTDGFAIILSKECTWRLDMDAGESRESTDLHLHCKEWDTVLKSGDWEPEMIADKIPEFFEFVENVRRFCSA; this is translated from the exons GTCAACTTATGGCCGCCTCAAAAACCAAGCTAAGAGACCAGTAGAGCCCGAGCGCTTTGCAGTTCCATGCAACTTGAAAGGCTACTTGATTGGAAAAGAAGGTTGTGTTATCAAAGATATTATGAGGTCCTCAGGAGCGCAAATAAGTTCGCCAAAAGGAAGGGATGAAGATTTCTTTCTAATCAGCGGTTCTACAGAGCAACGAGAACGTGCTAAGGAGCTTATGGCGAAAAAAGTG GAGGAAATACGGAATAGGATGTTCAAGAGACCTTCCGCTGCCGATCGTGAGCTTGTGGAGGTTCCTGACAAGTTCAAAGGTTTGGTGATCGGAAAAGGCGGTGATAACCTGAGGCACATCAGCACTTTGACGGGAGCTAAAGTAATTTCACATCAAGGGGACATCTACGTTGCCAGTGGAACAGACGAACAAAGAGAGAGAGCCAAAGTGGAAATCAGAATGAAAATT TTTGGCGCTAGACTGAGAGGACTTGAAAACGAGTTCAAGAAAACGTGTTGCTTCATTGATTGCTCGAATCTTCGTGAAGACTGTAAACTCAAACTTGAGCAAGCACAAAGAGAAGACCGCTTGCTTTTGACTGGTCCGCAAGGGCAGTATAGATTACGACCAGCGGAGGATTATGAATCACAG GATTCCCTTCCTGGTAGAGGTAACCAATATTATTTGCCAAAACTCAAGGACGAGGTTTTGGAGTGCCTTCGTGAAATTAAAAGACAAAGGGAAGGAACAGATCATATGAAGCTTGACATGTGGTGTCACTTTGGACCAGCGCTCATCCGAGGACCCGATGAAG AGGAGGGCGAGGATGGCGAATGGACTATTGAGGAGGTTATAAAGAAATTTCACCCCTCCTGTGAATTCGAGGGAAACCTCTGGAGAACAGCATTTAAGGAAGGAGTGCATTTGAACGAGACAATCTTCGAAGAACACGTTGCGAAGAAGACTTCGGAGGAATACATAGCAAGATATGATTTAACGTATTTAACGCTTGGTGGCCACGAGATAAGGTGCAAG GTGTGGATCGCAAAAAAGGACAACACCAGAAAAAATCTGGAGAACATAGAAATTCCTTTTAGTGACGTGAAGAATATCGTGGAAGAAATACACTTTGAGGATGAGGCGACAAGACAGCGTTGCCGAGGATGGCTAGTGTTACCATCTAGAAGATATCTGCTTGCAGACATTTTGTTGCCTGGCTGCGAATTTGACTGTAGACTAACCATTCGTGGACGAGCAG ACAGCGCATTTGACATCGACTATATCCCCAAAGAAGAGGAAAGGAGTCTTTTGTCAAGATACCTCTCTGAGCTCACGATTTGTGGCAGTGATGAAGGTGACTTGGAACTTTGTCTCCCACGACTCAACAAACTAGATGGATTTCATCTTATCCACAAGCGGCGCGCTCGGAGGTCTCTTTATGAACTTACTGATGGTTTTGCTATCATTCTTTCCAAGGAATGCACTTGGAGACTTGACATGGACGCTGGGGAGTCTAGAGAATCA ACTGACCTCCATTTGCATTGCAAAGAGTGGGACACTGTCCTAAAAAGCGGAGACTGGGAACCAGAGATGATAGCAGACAAGATTCCGGAATTCTTCGAATTTGTCGAGAACGTTCGAAGATTTTGTTCTGCGTGA